In Deltaproteobacteria bacterium, a single genomic region encodes these proteins:
- a CDS encoding alkaline phosphatase D family protein — translation MALTRRELLRRASAWSLAAHWPLFTACGSSEPGSDGTQDSGSGDGTTAADSSGSSTGDDGLPDYAYDGEPGPEDLFQHGVASGDPLLDAVILWSRVTGAPEGPVEAFYEVATDPEFAHRVAAAYVETGPERDYTIKLDIDGLAPGTTYYYRFYALGRTSPIGRTRTAGEGDVTRLRIGVVSCSSLAHGYFHAYRRVAERADLDLVVHLGDYIYEYGSGEYGDIRPYEPEHEAVTLDDYRQRYAQYRRDADLQECHRQHPMVAVWDDHELADNAYDGGAENHTEGTEGTFADRKSAAAQAYAEWLPYREGAAGIVYRALGFGDLLQLVLLDTRIVGRDAQAEGIDDPSLDDPARQLLGETQEMWLDGVLDEAVTWRVLGQQVMVAQLRLGEAPLNLDQWDGYPAARTRLFDIIRERSPDNLVVLTGDIHSSWAFELADDPFGADYDPATAAGAIAVEFVAPSVTSPGFPANSAAQFMQTHPHLKWGNLVEHGYMLLDVTPERLQCSWWLVGDVTSTTGGAERLAAAWSVASGSHQLVQDGGAAPPRDDAPAPAP, via the coding sequence ATGGCACTGACACGGCGAGAACTCCTTCGACGCGCGAGCGCCTGGTCGCTCGCGGCGCATTGGCCTCTCTTCACCGCCTGCGGCTCGTCCGAGCCCGGCTCGGACGGCACGCAGGACAGCGGCAGCGGCGACGGCACCACCGCGGCCGACTCGTCCGGCAGCAGCACCGGCGACGACGGGCTGCCCGACTACGCGTACGACGGCGAGCCCGGCCCCGAGGACCTCTTCCAGCACGGCGTCGCGAGTGGCGATCCGCTGCTCGACGCGGTGATCCTGTGGTCGCGCGTGACCGGTGCGCCCGAGGGTCCGGTCGAGGCGTTCTACGAGGTCGCGACCGATCCCGAGTTCGCCCACCGCGTGGCCGCGGCCTACGTCGAGACCGGCCCCGAGCGCGACTACACCATCAAGCTCGACATCGACGGCCTCGCGCCCGGCACGACCTACTACTACCGCTTCTACGCGCTGGGCCGCACCTCGCCCATCGGTCGCACGCGCACGGCGGGCGAGGGCGACGTGACGCGCCTGCGCATCGGCGTGGTGTCGTGCTCGAGCCTCGCGCACGGCTACTTCCACGCCTATCGCCGCGTGGCCGAGCGCGCCGATCTCGACCTCGTGGTGCACCTGGGCGACTACATCTACGAGTACGGCAGCGGCGAATACGGCGACATCCGGCCCTACGAGCCCGAGCACGAGGCCGTCACGCTCGACGATTATCGTCAGCGCTACGCACAATATCGTCGCGATGCCGACCTGCAGGAGTGCCATCGCCAGCACCCGATGGTGGCGGTATGGGACGATCACGAGCTCGCCGACAATGCCTACGACGGCGGCGCCGAGAACCACACCGAAGGTACCGAGGGCACCTTCGCCGATCGCAAGTCCGCGGCCGCGCAGGCCTATGCCGAGTGGCTGCCGTACCGCGAGGGCGCGGCCGGCATCGTCTACCGCGCGCTCGGGTTCGGCGATCTGCTGCAGCTGGTGCTGCTCGACACGCGCATCGTCGGTCGCGATGCACAGGCCGAGGGCATCGACGACCCGTCGCTCGACGACCCCGCGCGTCAGCTGCTCGGCGAGACCCAGGAGATGTGGCTCGACGGCGTGCTCGACGAGGCCGTCACCTGGCGCGTGCTCGGGCAGCAGGTGATGGTCGCGCAGCTGCGCCTGGGCGAGGCACCGCTCAACCTCGATCAGTGGGATGGCTACCCCGCCGCGCGCACGCGCCTGTTCGACATCATCCGCGAGCGCTCACCCGACAATCTCGTGGTGTTGACCGGCGACATCCACTCGTCGTGGGCGTTCGAGCTGGCCGATGATCCGTTCGGTGCCGACTACGATCCGGCGACCGCAGCGGGCGCAATCGCGGTGGAGTTCGTCGCGCCGTCGGTCACGTCGCCGGGCTTCCCCGCCAACAGCGCGGCCCAGTTCATGCAGACCCACCCGCACCTCAAGTGGGGCAACCTCGTCGAGCACGGCTACATGCTGCTCGACGTCACGCCCGAGCGGCTGCAGTGCAGCTGGTGGTTGGTGGGCGACGTGACGTCGACGACCGGCGGCGCCGAGAGGCTCGCGGCCGCGTGGTCGGTCGCGTCCGGCAGCCACCAGCTCGTGCAGGACGGCGGCGCTGCGCCACCCCGCGACGACGCACCAGCGCCGGCACCCTGA
- a CDS encoding haloacid dehalogenase-like hydrolase: protein MSAKHTAAFFRAEGVLVSNGVMHAAMFMAGQRAGMRERALRFGQALASVPVFGLLGQNDRTMGNRVAHLCYRDMTEDRIVVLSEEYVEDVLSEKVLDSGVELMRKAKADGHRVVVLSEGIAEIMERMRERWRHVDELVCNHLEYRDGKATGKLREPILGGYEGGKWLRQYAAEHDIDLSRSFAYGAHGPDLLLLSAVGHPCAVNADLTLRKAAREADWPVMDYKA, encoded by the coding sequence ATGAGCGCAAAGCACACCGCAGCCTTCTTCCGCGCCGAAGGCGTCCTGGTCTCCAACGGCGTGATGCATGCCGCGATGTTCATGGCCGGCCAGCGGGCCGGCATGCGCGAGCGTGCGCTCCGCTTCGGCCAGGCGCTGGCCTCGGTGCCGGTGTTCGGCCTGCTGGGCCAGAACGACCGCACCATGGGCAACCGGGTCGCGCACCTCTGCTATCGCGACATGACCGAGGACCGCATCGTCGTGCTGTCGGAGGAGTACGTCGAGGACGTGCTGTCCGAGAAGGTGCTCGACAGCGGCGTCGAGCTCATGCGCAAGGCCAAGGCCGATGGCCACCGCGTGGTGGTGCTGAGCGAGGGCATCGCCGAGATCATGGAGCGCATGCGCGAGCGCTGGCGCCACGTCGACGAGCTGGTCTGCAACCACCTCGAGTACCGCGACGGCAAGGCCACCGGCAAGCTGCGCGAGCCCATCCTGGGCGGCTACGAGGGCGGCAAGTGGCTGCGCCAGTATGCCGCCGAGCACGACATCGACCTCTCGCGGTCGTTCGCCTACGGCGCCCACGGTCCCGACCTGTTGTTGTTGTCGGCGGTCGGTCACCCCTGCGCGGTCAATGCCGACCTCACGCTGCGCAAGGCCGCACGCGAGGCCGACTGGCCGGTCATGGACTACAAGGCATGA
- a CDS encoding class I SAM-dependent methyltransferase has protein sequence MDSITAFKQQQKSAWSNFAQFENATATSAPRLVAFAGVTAGTRVLDVACGTGVVALTAARLGAHVTGADLTPELVVRARHNAQLMGLSLEVHEADAEALPFESASFDVVVSQFGHMFAPRPAVVIAEMLRVLRPGGTIAFSTWPPELFVGRMFELLGRYGPPTPSGVAAPSLWGDPHIVRDRLGDDVNDLRFDRASMWLQTLSVQHYRAFMESGGPAQRLLAGLDAHDPPRAAMLRADLEALAAEYFHDNMIRQDYLLTRAIKR, from the coding sequence ATGGACTCCATCACCGCGTTCAAGCAGCAGCAGAAATCCGCGTGGTCGAACTTCGCCCAGTTCGAGAATGCCACCGCCACCTCGGCACCGCGCCTGGTCGCCTTCGCCGGCGTCACCGCGGGCACCCGTGTGCTCGACGTCGCCTGTGGCACCGGCGTGGTCGCACTGACGGCGGCGCGCCTCGGTGCGCATGTGACGGGCGCGGATCTCACGCCCGAGCTGGTCGTGCGGGCGCGGCACAACGCCCAGCTCATGGGTCTCTCGCTCGAGGTCCACGAGGCCGATGCCGAGGCGCTGCCGTTCGAATCGGCGTCGTTCGACGTCGTGGTGAGCCAGTTCGGCCACATGTTCGCGCCGCGCCCCGCGGTGGTCATCGCCGAGATGCTGCGGGTGTTGCGACCCGGCGGCACGATTGCATTCTCGACGTGGCCGCCGGAGCTGTTCGTCGGTCGCATGTTCGAGCTGCTCGGCCGCTACGGCCCGCCGACCCCCTCGGGCGTGGCGGCCCCGTCGCTGTGGGGTGACCCGCACATCGTCCGCGACCGCCTCGGCGACGACGTGAACGATCTGCGTTTCGACCGCGCCAGCATGTGGCTGCAGACGCTCAGCGTGCAGCACTACCGCGCATTCATGGAATCCGGCGGCCCCGCGCAGCGATTGTTGGCAGGCCTCGATGCCCACGATCCGCCGCGCGCCGCGATGCTGCGCGCGGACCTCGAGGCGCTGGCGGCAGAGTACTTTCATGATAATATGATTCGGCAGGACTATCTGCTGACCCGCGCGATCAAGCGGTGA